A stretch of Castanea sativa cultivar Marrone di Chiusa Pesio chromosome 2, ASM4071231v1 DNA encodes these proteins:
- the LOC142624872 gene encoding uncharacterized protein LOC142624872: MEAINHRGISHSKTCPVWQLAKSSLEDYVGSALWDFSYPRAPPSCWVPPPHGFYKINVDGASSNLENSSSIGVVIRDSFGQVVAAVRKPLQACFTAEITEVMALEQGVLLAQEIQLSRVIFESDSLNAIQAVKDKASGSNYGHIVQGILQVSESFETCCFKLLSRNFNSVAHELALLARRSGTQHLWIGVTPPCVTSFIQADLM; encoded by the exons ATGGAGGCCATTAACCATAGAGGGATTTCCCATTCTAAGACCTGTCCG GTGTGGCAATTGGCGAAGAGTAGTCTTGAAGATTATGTGGGTTCGGCATTATGGGATTTCAGTTACCCAAGAGCTCCCCCATCCTGCTGGGTTCCTCCTCCCCATgggttttataaaataaatgttgatgGGGCGTCTTCCAACTTGGAAAATTCTTCTAGTATCGGTGTTGTCATTAGAGATAGTTTCGGTCAAGTTGTGGCTGCTGTTAGAAAGCCTCTTCAAGCTTGTTTTACTGCTGAAATTACGGAAGTAATGGCGCTGGAGCAAGGTGTTCTTTTGGCTCAGGAGATTCAGCTATCTCGGGTTATATTTGAATCAGATTCTTTGAATGCCATCCAAGCAGTCAAGGATAAGGCCTCGGGTAGCAACTATGGGCACATTGTGCAGGGTATTCTTCAAGTTAGTGAATCTTTTGAAACCTGCTGTTTCAAGCTTTTAAGTAGAAACTTTAACTCCGTGGCCCATGAGCTTGCTCTACTTGCTAGAAGATCCGGAACTCAGCACCTTTGGATTGGAGTCACGCCTCCTTGTGTAACTTCCTTTATTCAAGCTGACTTGATGTAA
- the LOC142624139 gene encoding epoxide hydrolase 1-like, with amino-acid sequence MEGIEHRTVSVNGINMHIAEKGQGPVILFIHGFPELWYSWRHQIIALASQGYRAVAPDLRGYGDTDAPPSITSYTCFHVVGDLIALLDAVAPDQDKVFVVGHDWGALIAWYLCLFRPDRVKALVNMSVVLSPRNPKRKPLDSLRAIYGNDYYMCRFQEPGEIEAEFAQLGTATVLKEFLTYRNPGPLFLPKGKGFGHPPGAPIVLPSWLSEEDINYYASKFEKTGFTGGVNYYRDLNLNWELTAPWTGAQIKVPVKFIVGDLDLTYNSIGTKDYIHKGGFKRDVPLLEEVIVLEDVGHFLHEEKPDEINKHIYDFFQKF; translated from the exons ATGGAGGGCATAGAGCATAGAACAGTGAGCGTCAATGGCATAAATATGCACATAGCTGAGAAAGGCCAAGGCCCAGTGATTCTTTTCATTCATGGCTTCCCTGAGCTTTGGTACTCATGGAGGCACCAGATCATAGCCTTAGCCTCACAAGGCTATCGAGCCGTGGCTCCTGACCTCCGTGGCTATGGTGACACGGATGCACCACCTTCTATCACCAGCTACACCTGCTTTCATGTGGTGGGAGACCTTATTGCCCTTCTAGATGCTGTGGCACCTGATCAAGATAAGGTCTTTGTGGTTGGCCATGACTGGGGTGCTCTCATTGCTTGGTATCTATGCCTGTTTAGACCCGACCGTGTCAAGGCTTTGGTTAACATGAGCGTGGTTTTAAGCCCCAGGAACCCTAAAAGGAAACCCCTTGACTCCTTGAGAGCTATTTATGGAAATGACTATTACATGTGCAGATTTCAG GAGCCTGGAGAGATAGAAGCTGAGTTTGCCCAGCTTGGTACTGCAACAGTTCTCAAGGAATTCCTAACATACCGCAATCCTGGTCCACTTTTTTTACCAAAAGGTAAAGGGTTTGGACATCCACCAGGTGCTCCAATTGTCTTGCCCTCTTGGTTGTCAGAGGAAGACATTAACTATTATGCCAGCAAATTTGAGAAGACAGGCTTCACTGGTGGTGTGAACTACTACCGAGATTTGAACCT AAATTGGGAACTCACTGCCCCCTGGACTGGGGCCCAAATAAAAGTCCCAGTTAAGTTTATTGTGGGTGACCTTGACCTGACCTATAATTCTATAGGCACCAAGGATTACATACATAAGGGTGGGTTCAAGAGAGATGTCCCACTCCTGGAGGAGGTAATTGTATTGGAAGATGTTGGTCACTTTCTCCACGAGGAAAAGCCTGATGAGATCAACAAACACATTTATGACTTCTTTCAGAAGTTCTGA